The Pirellulales bacterium genome has a window encoding:
- a CDS encoding PEP-CTERM sorting domain-containing protein, producing the protein MPSRLFALVFAVSFSALVATASAAPILNATYTDVGGGYYAIDVTLDADDANLASFFLDQLTFTGGIKQTKAYSKIKVDTETNAAAFTADPLSGYDMDQDSWFSSPWTENLVSPSIVEAANSYAITAGTGGGSQLNTVPVGRIVANTNVDFAGIVARLAVEYPLAGTFNIPTPLRYWVNAAGGTFSGASNWSPLGAPGLSNTAVFDLPNTYTVNFDGNVTNDVLSVRNGAVTFNLAGNTYTLASPSVLSTIGEGAGLTASLTINNGTLVTNAARIATANGGSGTVTVGAGGTWNLSGQSANIGAHGNGTLNIQGGGDVVSGQGEIGTSDDATGSATVSGAGSTWSNSGEIFVGKAGVGSLGVSSGGVVNSNVVSLGSAATGNGTATVSGTGSQLNATGALDVGRDGDGQLTVGGAGQVSAAVVSIGENSGATGAVTLNDAGSKVQSAGAVYVGGGAGGVGGTGSVTVNNGTLQAGGALQIYDNGSVQLNGGTINAQSIDVDGGLLARTGGTLPLAGRTLVVHNAGTLQGSYTVDSGAAVTIDGVGSSWTNPGTLRLAETGAASLTVSGGATVTQRDLLIGFNNGSNGTVLITGAGSKINVNAGGPDLGIVEVGSQVGQGNLTIANGGQLNVAFATSIGEFNGATGVATVTGAGSSWTHGDFIEVGTLGNGTLNVTAGGAVSNTDGTIGRGTGAIGAVTVSGLNSTWTNSGALDVGRDGSGQLTIGDSGQVSAAQVALGENSGATGTVVLNDAGSKLQSSGAIYVGGGSAGVGGTGSATVNNGTLQAGGALQVYDNGNVLLNGGTIDAASYDVDGGSLARTGGSLLLNGRTLVVHNAGTLQGNYTVNSGAAVTIDGAGSSWTNPGNLALAAIGSASLTVSGGATVTQHDLNLGSAAGSNGTALITGAGSVVNVNAGGPDLGAATIGSQLGQGNLTVSAGGKLNVAATTAIGELAGATGSANVSGAGSQINSAGALDVGRGGNGQLTVGGGGQVSAAAVAIGKNSGATGTVTLNDAGSKVQSTGAVYVGGGAGGVGGTGSLTVNNGTLQAGGALQIYDNGSVQLAGGTINAQNIDVDGGLLARTGGTLPLAGRTLTVHNAGTLQGGYTVDSGAAVTIDGVGSSWTNPGTLRLAETGAASLTVSGGATVTQRDLQVGFNNGSSGTVLITGAGSKINVNAGGPDLGIVEVGSQHGNGNLTVSAGGQLNVAFASAIGEYGDATGVATVTGAGSNWTNGGFIEVGSLGSGTLNVTAGGAVSNTYGAIGRVPGANGVVNVDGAGSTWTNNGALFVGGDSPGVSGGTGALNITGGAQVNVAGIANVYGGGSVALAGGTLNAPFVNVANGALTGSGQITGSVLNSGTVAPGSSSAGQLSIAGSYVQDASAVLNSQIGGLTPGSGYDQVAAAGIAALDGVLNISTIGGFTPVYGNTFAVVEAGLRSGYFSQINGIAAPGGLAYAPVYGVGDLTLFVTRPGDANLDGKVNGADYTVWADNFKSAGATTWQTGDFNGDGHTEGADYTIWADNFGATPLAAALPSMAVAVPEPSSLLLCGLGAALVAVAAARRKKV; encoded by the coding sequence ATGCCGTCACGCTTGTTTGCTTTGGTTTTTGCTGTTTCGTTCTCCGCGCTGGTGGCCACCGCGAGCGCCGCGCCGATCTTGAACGCCACTTACACCGATGTCGGCGGCGGCTACTACGCCATCGATGTCACGCTCGACGCCGACGATGCGAATCTCGCTTCGTTTTTTCTCGACCAACTCACGTTCACCGGCGGCATCAAGCAGACCAAGGCCTACAGCAAGATCAAGGTCGACACCGAGACCAACGCCGCCGCCTTCACGGCCGACCCGTTGTCTGGCTACGACATGGACCAGGACAGTTGGTTCAGTTCTCCCTGGACAGAAAACCTGGTGAGCCCCAGCATTGTCGAAGCGGCCAACAGCTACGCGATCACCGCCGGAACAGGGGGCGGATCGCAACTCAACACGGTGCCGGTCGGGCGCATCGTGGCCAACACCAATGTCGACTTTGCCGGGATCGTCGCCCGCTTAGCGGTCGAGTATCCGCTGGCCGGCACGTTCAACATCCCCACGCCTCTGCGCTATTGGGTGAACGCCGCGGGCGGCACGTTCAGCGGAGCCAGCAACTGGTCGCCGCTGGGGGCGCCCGGCCTGTCGAACACGGCGGTGTTCGACCTGCCAAACACCTACACGGTGAACTTTGACGGCAATGTGACCAACGACGTGCTGAGCGTGCGCAACGGCGCCGTCACCTTCAACCTGGCGGGCAACACGTATACCTTGGCCTCCCCCTCGGTGCTGTCGACCATTGGCGAGGGGGCCGGGCTCACCGCCTCGCTCACCATCAACAACGGCACGCTGGTCACCAATGCCGCCAGGATAGCAACCGCCAACGGCGGCAGCGGCACGGTGACCGTCGGCGCCGGCGGAACCTGGAACCTCAGTGGTCAATCTGCGAATATCGGCGCTCACGGTAACGGCACGCTTAACATTCAAGGCGGCGGCGATGTCGTCAGCGGCCAAGGAGAGATTGGCACGTCAGACGACGCCACCGGCAGCGCGACCGTCAGTGGTGCCGGTTCCACCTGGAGCAACAGCGGCGAGATCTTTGTTGGCAAGGCGGGCGTCGGCTCGCTTGGCGTTTCGAGCGGCGGCGTGGTGAACAGCAACGTGGTTTCGCTTGGTAGCGCGGCTACCGGTAACGGCACGGCCACCGTGTCGGGGACCGGCTCGCAGCTAAACGCCACCGGCGCGCTCGATGTGGGGCGCGACGGCGATGGCCAATTGACCGTTGGCGGCGCCGGGCAGGTGAGCGCCGCGGTGGTCTCGATCGGCGAGAACAGCGGCGCCACCGGCGCGGTGACCTTGAACGACGCCGGCTCCAAAGTGCAATCGGCCGGCGCGGTGTATGTCGGCGGCGGCGCGGGGGGCGTCGGCGGTACCGGCAGCGTGACCGTGAACAACGGTACGCTACAAGCCGGCGGCGCGCTACAGATCTACGACAACGGCAGCGTGCAACTCAACGGCGGAACCATCAACGCGCAAAGCATTGATGTCGACGGCGGCCTGTTGGCGCGGACCGGCGGAACCTTGCCGCTCGCCGGGCGCACGCTCGTGGTCCATAACGCGGGCACGCTGCAAGGAAGCTACACCGTCGATAGCGGCGCCGCGGTGACCATCGACGGCGTCGGCTCGTCGTGGACCAACCCCGGCACGCTGCGGCTGGCCGAAACCGGCGCGGCCTCGCTCACGGTCTCCGGCGGCGCGACCGTCACGCAGCGCGACCTGTTGATCGGCTTCAACAATGGATCAAACGGCACGGTGCTCATCACCGGCGCCGGCTCAAAGATCAACGTCAACGCCGGCGGCCCGGATCTCGGCATCGTCGAAGTCGGTTCGCAGGTGGGGCAAGGCAACCTCACCATCGCCAATGGCGGACAGTTGAACGTTGCCTTCGCCACATCGATCGGCGAATTCAATGGCGCCACGGGCGTGGCCACCGTGACCGGCGCTGGTTCGAGTTGGACCCACGGCGATTTCATCGAGGTCGGCACGCTCGGCAACGGCACACTCAACGTCACCGCCGGCGGCGCCGTCTCCAACACCGACGGCACGATCGGGCGAGGAACGGGCGCCATCGGCGCGGTCACCGTTAGCGGCCTCAACTCCACCTGGACCAACAGCGGCGCGCTCGATGTCGGGCGTGATGGCAGCGGTCAATTGACAATTGGCGACAGTGGGCAGGTCAGCGCCGCGCAAGTCGCCCTTGGCGAGAACAGCGGCGCCACCGGGACCGTCGTCCTGAACGACGCTGGCTCCAAGCTGCAATCCTCCGGCGCCATCTACGTCGGCGGTGGCTCGGCTGGCGTCGGCGGAACCGGCAGCGCGACCGTGAACAACGGCACGTTGCAAGCCGGCGGCGCGCTGCAAGTCTATGACAACGGCAACGTGCTGCTCAATGGCGGAACGATCGACGCGGCCAGCTACGATGTCGATGGCGGTTCGCTGGCTCGTACTGGCGGCAGCCTGCTGCTCAACGGCCGCACGCTCGTGGTGCATAACGCCGGCACGCTGCAAGGCAACTACACCGTCAACAGCGGCGCCGCGGTGACCATCGATGGCGCTGGCTCGTCGTGGACCAACCCCGGCAATCTGGCGTTGGCCGCAATTGGCTCCGCTTCGCTAACGGTTAGTGGCGGCGCCACCGTCACGCAACACGACCTGAATCTTGGCTCGGCGGCCGGTTCCAACGGCACGGCGCTCATCACCGGCGCCGGCTCGGTGGTCAACGTCAACGCGGGGGGGCCTGACCTTGGCGCGGCGACGATCGGTTCGCAACTAGGGCAGGGCAATCTCACCGTGAGCGCCGGCGGCAAACTGAATGTCGCCGCGACCACGGCCATTGGCGAATTGGCCGGCGCCACCGGCAGCGCCAACGTCAGCGGCGCCGGTTCGCAAATCAACAGCGCCGGCGCGCTCGATGTGGGACGCGGCGGCAATGGCCAATTGACCGTCGGCGGCGGCGGGCAGGTCAGCGCTGCCGCGGTTGCGATTGGCAAGAACAGCGGCGCCACGGGCACGGTGACCTTGAACGATGCCGGCTCCAAGGTGCAATCAACCGGCGCGGTGTATGTCGGCGGCGGCGCGGGCGGCGTCGGCGGTACCGGCAGCCTGACCGTGAACAACGGCACGCTGCAAGCTGGCGGTGCGCTTCAAATCTACGACAACGGCAGCGTGCAGTTGGCCGGCGGAACCATCAACGCGCAAAACATCGACGTCGATGGTGGCCTCTTGGCGCGGACCGGCGGAACCTTGCCGCTGGCCGGGCGCACGCTGACAGTTCACAACGCCGGCACGCTGCAAGGCGGCTACACCGTCGATAGCGGCGCCGCGGTGACCATCGACGGCGTCGGTTCGTCGTGGACCAACCCCGGAACTCTGCGGCTGGCCGAAACCGGCGCGGCCTCGCTGACAGTCTCGGGGGGCGCCACCGTCACGCAGCGCGATCTGCAAGTCGGCTTCAACAATGGATCGAGCGGCACGGTGCTCATCACTGGCGCCGGCTCAAAGATCAACGTCAACGCCGGCGGCCCGGATCTCGGCATCGTCGAGGTTGGCTCGCAGCACGGCAATGGCAATCTCACGGTCAGCGCCGGCGGTCAGTTGAACGTCGCCTTCGCGTCGGCCATTGGCGAATATGGCGACGCCACCGGCGTGGCCACCGTCACCGGCGCCGGTTCCAACTGGACCAACGGCGGCTTCATCGAGGTGGGCTCGCTCGGTAGTGGCACGCTCAACGTCACCGCTGGCGGCGCGGTGTCGAACACCTATGGCGCCATTGGTCGCGTCCCCGGCGCCAACGGCGTGGTGAATGTCGACGGCGCGGGTTCGACCTGGACCAACAACGGCGCGCTCTTTGTCGGTGGCGACTCGCCCGGCGTCTCGGGCGGCACAGGCGCGCTGAACATCACAGGTGGCGCGCAGGTCAACGTGGCCGGCATCGCCAACGTGTATGGCGGCGGCTCGGTCGCGCTCGCCGGCGGCACGCTCAACGCCCCGTTTGTCAACGTGGCCAACGGCGCCCTCACCGGCAGCGGCCAGATCACCGGCAGCGTGCTCAACTCGGGCACGGTTGCGCCGGGCAGTTCTTCCGCCGGACAGCTTTCGATCGCCGGCAGCTATGTGCAAGACGCCAGCGCCGTCTTGAATAGCCAGATCGGCGGCCTTACGCCGGGCAGCGGCTACGATCAGGTGGCGGCCGCCGGCATCGCCGCGTTGGATGGCGTGTTGAACATCTCCACCATTGGCGGCTTCACGCCCGTGTATGGCAACACCTTCGCCGTGGTCGAAGCCGGTTTGCGCAGCGGCTACTTCTCGCAGATCAACGGCATCGCGGCGCCCGGCGGATTGGCCTACGCGCCGGTGTACGGTGTCGGCGATCTGACGTTGTTCGTCACCCGACCCGGCGACGCCAATCTCGATGGCAAGGTCAACGGCGCCGACTACACGGTGTGGGCAGACAACTTCAAGAGCGCCGGCGCCACCACCTGGCAAACCGGCGACTTCAACGGCGATGGCCACACCGAGGGCGCCGACTACACGATTTGGGCCGACAACTTCGGCGCCACGCCGCTGGCGGCGGCGCTGCCGTCGATGGCGGTGGCCGTGCCCGAGCCTTCTTCTCTGCTGCTGTGCGGACTGGGCGCGGCGCTCGTTGCAGTCGCCGCGGCGCGCCGCAAAAAGGTGTAG
- a CDS encoding PhoPQ-activated pathogenicity-related family protein: MKKPFLVACFVALVALYRALPALAEPDPSPLRDYVAKPDDSYQWVKRQERELGGVKFVELTLTSQTWKGITWKHQLYIARPEEVKNPEQGMLIIWGGDWHDGLDKPIDPAKPEIPGEAAILAQVVRQIKAPVALLLQVPFQPIFDGMKEDEIISYTFDQYFKTEDAEWPLLFPMVKSAVRAMDATQEFAQKEWQLGIKNFTVTGASKRGWTTWLTGAVDARANAIAPMVIDTLNMPEQMKHQLASWGEYSEQIQDYTRRGIQQKMDTPAGRKLGSWVDPFHYRDKLTQPKLLIMGANDRYWCLDACNLYWNDLLGEKRLLYVPNKGHMVDDIPRLIGTIGALHKQAAGQLTLPNLQWDLAEADGKTRLSVTSDVAPMKVVVWTATAPTRDFRESKWVSQPTSQVDGKYVYELPVPASGYAALFGEAVYKDGGAPYFLSTNVKIVGAVDSQTAATGN; the protein is encoded by the coding sequence GTGAAGAAACCATTCTTGGTTGCGTGTTTTGTTGCGCTGGTGGCACTCTACCGCGCGCTGCCGGCGCTGGCCGAGCCTGATCCGAGCCCCTTGCGCGACTACGTCGCCAAGCCCGACGACAGTTATCAGTGGGTCAAACGGCAAGAGCGCGAACTCGGCGGCGTGAAGTTCGTCGAACTGACGCTGACCTCGCAGACCTGGAAGGGGATCACCTGGAAGCATCAGCTTTACATCGCGCGGCCGGAGGAAGTGAAGAACCCCGAGCAAGGGATGCTCATTATCTGGGGGGGCGACTGGCACGACGGGCTCGACAAGCCGATCGATCCGGCCAAGCCCGAGATACCGGGCGAGGCGGCGATCCTCGCGCAGGTGGTGCGGCAGATCAAGGCGCCGGTGGCGCTCTTGTTGCAGGTGCCGTTTCAACCGATTTTCGACGGCATGAAGGAAGACGAGATCATCTCGTACACCTTCGATCAGTATTTCAAGACCGAAGACGCCGAGTGGCCGTTGCTCTTTCCGATGGTCAAGAGCGCCGTCCGCGCGATGGACGCCACACAGGAGTTTGCCCAGAAAGAATGGCAGCTTGGCATCAAAAACTTCACCGTGACCGGCGCCAGCAAGCGCGGCTGGACCACCTGGCTGACCGGCGCCGTGGACGCGCGGGCCAACGCTATCGCCCCCATGGTGATCGACACGCTCAACATGCCCGAGCAGATGAAGCACCAGTTGGCGAGCTGGGGCGAGTATTCCGAGCAGATTCAGGATTACACGCGCCGCGGCATTCAACAAAAGATGGATACGCCAGCCGGGCGCAAGCTCGGCTCGTGGGTCGATCCGTTTCACTACCGAGACAAGCTGACGCAGCCCAAGCTGCTCATCATGGGCGCCAACGACCGCTATTGGTGCCTGGACGCCTGCAACTTGTATTGGAACGATCTGCTCGGTGAGAAACGCCTGTTGTACGTGCCGAACAAGGGGCACATGGTCGATGACATCCCACGTTTGATCGGCACGATTGGCGCCTTGCACAAGCAGGCGGCCGGGCAACTGACGCTGCCCAACCTCCAGTGGGATCTGGCCGAGGCCGATGGCAAAACGCGGCTGAGCGTCACGAGCGACGTGGCGCCGATGAAGGTGGTGGTCTGGACCGCCACGGCGCCAACCCGCGATTTCCGCGAGTCCAAGTGGGTGTCGCAGCCGACGAGCCAGGTAGACGGCAAATATGTGTATGAACTGCCGGTGCCGGCCAGCGGCTACGCCGCGCTGTTTGGCGAGGCCGTGTACAAAGATGGCGGCGCGCCCTACTTCTTGTCGACGAACGTGAAGATCGTCGGCGCGGTCGACTCGCAAACGGCGGCGACGGGCAACTAG
- a CDS encoding MMPL family transporter, with amino-acid sequence MRLDAPADLFARFRPLVALFVIALCIAAGIGLRRLEFDDVPRDVFKTSGDEYHQLERFFADFESDDSDCLLVVQSPDLFTPQSIARLRAFVDQVGRVPGVQSVRSLVDVLVFDEGRPRSLLPAAAAPPAAYALARQQALALPLVRGQVLSEDGQTALVVARLNNDVASIAQIKPVAAELTRLASEASSAHWSARLTGLPPIRVEIYEMVQRETTRFVLIGAGLAFLTGVALFRQIWAAVIVAAAPITASFWTLGLMGLVGERLNVINTVLPTLILVVGFADSMHLLMDVRHSLADGLSPLEASKNAIRHLFVACLLTAGTTAIGFAALCLAEVNIIRQFGIDAAAGCVLAFIATVTIVPLLASTRLGHRIRAAHDQDFVVKHFHYFERGLDWIVAHARIVTAAGMVVTLLLATSMWRLIPDNRVVEMIPRGNESYRALRHIDESLGGSLQIFVAVTWPDDRGLADQSVLDAIAAAQQALAETPGVHYPISVLDLLRALPGEGDDLRLRVALLPLAPQDVTRRYVRPELRRALVTARLADIGSAATRPLYDQIDRRLAALAQEHPGMELKLTGTSVIGARSVHKMIESLNQSLLGAAVAIFAAIGVGFRSARLAAISVLPNIFPMVATATLLVLSGRPLQMTSVMVFSICLGIAVDDTIHFLNRFQREMEIDGDVRAAMKRAFRAVGSAVITTTVVLLVGFGSVLTSQMPPSFLFAWLSCVAYATAIIGDLVLLPALLVCFYPAGKPSERRWRRVSDHPPERAPAHSRAATAASAAPLLAANSASLADDN; translated from the coding sequence TTGCGCCTTGACGCCCCCGCCGACCTGTTTGCGCGCTTCCGACCGCTGGTGGCCCTGTTCGTCATTGCGCTCTGCATCGCCGCCGGCATCGGCCTGCGGCGGCTGGAGTTCGACGACGTCCCCCGCGATGTCTTCAAGACGTCTGGCGACGAATATCATCAACTCGAACGGTTCTTCGCCGACTTCGAGTCGGACGACAGCGACTGTTTGCTGGTCGTCCAATCGCCGGACCTGTTCACCCCCCAATCCATTGCCCGCTTGCGGGCTTTTGTCGATCAGGTTGGCCGCGTGCCCGGCGTGCAGTCGGTGCGCAGCCTAGTGGATGTGCTGGTGTTCGACGAGGGGCGGCCCCGCTCGCTACTGCCGGCCGCCGCGGCGCCGCCCGCGGCTTATGCTTTGGCGCGCCAGCAGGCGCTTGCCCTGCCGCTGGTGCGTGGGCAGGTGCTGTCAGAAGATGGTCAAACGGCGCTGGTCGTCGCGCGATTGAACAACGACGTCGCCTCGATCGCGCAGATCAAGCCAGTCGCGGCCGAATTGACGCGGTTGGCCAGCGAGGCGTCGAGCGCCCACTGGAGCGCGCGGTTGACGGGCCTGCCGCCGATTCGCGTCGAAATCTATGAAATGGTGCAGCGCGAGACGACGCGCTTTGTGCTGATTGGCGCCGGGCTGGCCTTTTTGACGGGCGTCGCGCTGTTTCGCCAAATCTGGGCCGCGGTGATCGTGGCCGCCGCCCCGATCACCGCCTCGTTCTGGACCTTGGGGCTGATGGGGCTGGTCGGCGAACGGCTCAATGTCATCAACACCGTGCTGCCGACCTTGATTTTGGTCGTCGGTTTTGCCGACTCGATGCACTTGCTGATGGACGTGCGCCACTCGCTGGCCGATGGCCTGTCTCCCTTGGAAGCCTCCAAGAACGCCATCCGCCATCTCTTTGTCGCTTGCCTGTTGACCGCGGGCACCACCGCGATTGGCTTTGCCGCGCTCTGTCTGGCCGAGGTGAACATCATTCGCCAGTTCGGCATCGACGCCGCCGCCGGTTGTGTGTTGGCGTTCATCGCGACCGTCACCATCGTGCCGCTGCTCGCCAGTACGCGACTCGGCCACCGCATTCGCGCCGCGCACGATCAGGATTTTGTCGTCAAGCATTTTCACTACTTCGAGCGCGGGCTGGATTGGATCGTCGCGCACGCGCGCATCGTCACCGCCGCCGGAATGGTGGTGACACTGCTGTTGGCCACTTCGATGTGGCGGCTGATCCCCGACAACCGCGTGGTCGAAATGATTCCGCGCGGCAACGAGTCGTATCGGGCGCTGCGGCATATCGACGAGTCGCTGGGGGGGAGTCTCCAGATCTTTGTGGCGGTCACCTGGCCCGACGATCGCGGCCTTGCGGACCAGAGCGTGCTGGACGCGATCGCCGCCGCGCAGCAGGCGCTGGCCGAGACGCCGGGGGTGCATTACCCCATTTCGGTGCTCGACTTGTTGCGAGCGCTGCCGGGCGAAGGAGATGACCTGCGGCTGCGCGTGGCGCTGTTGCCGCTAGCGCCGCAAGACGTGACGCGCCGCTATGTGCGCCCCGAACTGCGGCGCGCGCTGGTCACCGCCCGGTTGGCCGACATCGGCAGCGCGGCGACACGCCCGCTGTACGATCAGATCGACCGGCGCTTAGCCGCGCTGGCCCAAGAGCATCCGGGCATGGAACTGAAGCTCACCGGCACCTCGGTCATTGGCGCGCGCAGCGTGCATAAGATGATCGAATCGCTCAATCAAAGCCTGCTTGGCGCCGCGGTGGCGATCTTCGCGGCGATTGGCGTGGGCTTTCGTTCTGCTCGGCTGGCGGCGATCAGCGTGCTGCCGAACATCTTTCCGATGGTGGCCACCGCCACACTCTTGGTGCTCAGCGGTCGGCCGCTGCAAATGACCAGCGTCATGGTGTTCAGCATCTGTCTGGGCATCGCGGTCGACGACACCATCCACTTCCTCAATCGCTTTCAGCGTGAGATGGAGATCGACGGCGACGTGCGCGCCGCGATGAAGCGCGCCTTTCGCGCGGTCGGTTCGGCAGTGATTACGACGACGGTGGTGCTGCTGGTCGGGTTCGGCAGCGTGCTCACCAGCCAGATGCCCCCCAGCTTTCTGTTTGCCTGGCTGTCGTGCGTGGCGTATGCCACCGCGATCATCGGCGATCTGGTGCTGTTGCCGGCGCTACTGGTTTGCTTTTATCCCGCAGGCAAGCCCAGCGAGCGCCGCTGGCGCCGCGTTAGCGACCACCCGCCGGAGCGAGCGCCGGCTCATAGTCGCGCAGCCACAGCCGCCAGCGCCGCACCGCTCCTTGCCGCAAATTCGGCGAGTCTTGCGGACGATAACTAA
- a CDS encoding ABC-2 family transporter protein gives MPAKAQTWWTILRICLEERLVYRGDFALGTLVRFLPFVTQIFLWAAIFAANGDQNIAGYSYREFVAYYLLTIVSRAFSSMPGLSAGIALEIRDGSIKKFLIQPIDMIGFLLVKRIAHKLVYYLVAAGPFALVFYLCRGYFNGWPPPHILAAYFASLAMSFLLGFFLEATIGMIGFWILEISSLLFVYMLFNFFFSGHMFPIDMLPGRFGDVVQLMPFQYLAYFPAAVFLGKIEGRDLMLGLWTQAAWVFTFIVACRVSFALGLKRYSAYGG, from the coding sequence TTGCCGGCCAAAGCCCAAACCTGGTGGACCATACTGCGCATTTGCCTCGAAGAGCGGCTAGTCTACCGAGGCGATTTCGCCCTCGGCACGCTCGTTCGCTTTCTCCCCTTTGTCACGCAAATCTTTCTCTGGGCGGCCATCTTCGCCGCCAATGGCGATCAGAACATCGCCGGCTACAGCTACCGCGAGTTTGTCGCCTACTACTTGCTGACCATCGTTTCGCGCGCTTTTTCCAGCATGCCCGGGCTGTCGGCGGGCATCGCGCTGGAGATTCGCGACGGCAGCATCAAGAAATTTTTGATTCAGCCGATCGACATGATCGGCTTTTTGCTGGTCAAACGGATCGCCCACAAGCTGGTCTATTATCTGGTGGCGGCCGGGCCGTTCGCCTTGGTCTTCTATCTATGCCGAGGCTACTTCAATGGCTGGCCACCGCCGCACATTCTGGCGGCCTACTTCGCCTCGCTGGCCATGTCGTTCCTATTGGGCTTCTTTCTCGAAGCGACCATCGGCATGATCGGTTTCTGGATTCTGGAAATCAGCTCGCTGCTCTTCGTCTACATGCTGTTCAACTTCTTCTTCTCCGGGCACATGTTTCCCATCGACATGCTCCCCGGCCGCTTTGGCGACGTGGTGCAGTTGATGCCGTTTCAATACCTGGCCTATTTCCCGGCGGCGGTCTTTCTCGGCAAGATCGAGGGTCGTGACCTGATGCTTGGTCTGTGGACGCAGGCGGCCTGGGTCTTCACCTTCATTGTCGCTTGCCGCGTTTCGTTTGCGCTGGGACTGAAGCGCTACAGCGCCTACGGAGGTTGA
- a CDS encoding ABC-2 family transporter protein has protein sequence MTFRANFVIDCVSSLTWMFMNLGFYLLIFEYTDSIGAGTGWSKFQFFIFLSTTLFIFSLVQAFFMPNANEFGELIRTGNLDFALLKPIDTQFLVSLRRIEWSSLSNFVFALVLLFYSLWRIEYRPGLVECLLYPFYLLCGVVVMYSLMMPLAACAVWLGRNESLYDYWFYVTNFSRYPMEIYRGPLGTPIRLIFTFVIPILLVVNVPARMLARPLHADEWRLAALTLVVTAASFLVCRWIFNRALVSYRSASS, from the coding sequence ATGACGTTTCGCGCCAACTTTGTGATCGACTGCGTCTCGTCGCTGACCTGGATGTTCATGAACCTGGGCTTTTACCTGCTCATCTTTGAGTACACCGATTCCATCGGCGCCGGGACCGGCTGGAGCAAGTTTCAGTTCTTCATTTTTCTCTCCACCACGCTGTTCATCTTCAGCCTGGTGCAAGCCTTCTTCATGCCCAACGCCAACGAGTTTGGCGAGTTGATCCGCACCGGCAATCTCGATTTCGCGTTGCTCAAGCCGATCGACACGCAGTTTTTGGTGTCGCTGCGCCGCATCGAATGGTCGAGCCTGTCGAACTTTGTGTTCGCGCTGGTGCTGTTGTTCTATTCGCTGTGGCGGATCGAGTATCGCCCCGGCCTGGTCGAGTGCCTGTTGTATCCGTTCTATTTGCTCTGCGGCGTGGTGGTGATGTACTCGCTGATGATGCCGCTGGCGGCTTGCGCCGTGTGGCTGGGGCGCAACGAGAGCCTGTACGACTATTGGTTTTACGTCACCAATTTTTCCCGCTACCCGATGGAAATCTATCGCGGGCCGCTGGGGACGCCGATCCGCCTGATCTTCACCTTTGTGATCCCGATTCTCTTGGTGGTCAACGTGCCGGCGCGGATGCTGGCCCGTCCGCTCCACGCCGACGAATGGCGTCTGGCCGCGCTGACGCTGGTCGTCACCGCGGCGAGTTTTCTGGTCTGCCGCTGGATCTTCAACCGCGCGCTGGTCAGCTATCGCAGCGCCAGCAGTTAG